One stretch of Serinicoccus hydrothermalis DNA includes these proteins:
- a CDS encoding GatB/YqeY domain-containing protein, with translation MSDATGLKATLQHDLTSAMRAKDKVRAGTLRMALTAVTTEEVSGKEARELTDDEVLKVITKEAKKRREAAEAYSGANRPELAAQEEAELEVLEAYLPAQLSDDELAEMAQQAVTETGASGMREMGQVMKVLQPRIAGRAEGGRVAAAVKQALGA, from the coding sequence ATGAGCGACGCGACCGGTCTCAAGGCCACCCTCCAGCACGACCTCACGTCCGCGATGCGGGCCAAGGACAAGGTCCGCGCGGGCACCCTGCGGATGGCGCTGACCGCCGTGACGACCGAGGAGGTCTCCGGCAAGGAGGCGCGCGAGCTCACCGACGACGAGGTGCTCAAGGTCATCACCAAGGAGGCGAAGAAGCGGCGCGAGGCCGCCGAGGCCTACTCGGGGGCGAACCGGCCCGAGCTGGCCGCCCAGGAGGAGGCCGAGCTGGAGGTGCTCGAGGCATACCTCCCGGCGCAGCTGTCCGATGACGAGCTCGCCGAGATGGCCCAGCAGGCCGTCACCGAGACGGGGGCGAGCGGGATGCGCGAAATGGGCCAGGTCATGAAGGTGCTCCAGCCGCGGATCGCGGGGCGGGCCGAGGGCGGGCGCGTGGCCGCCGCCGTGAAGCAGGCTCTGGGCGCCTGA
- a CDS encoding AAA family ATPase, whose translation MDDDVREFLRTFTQAVELSHRAMGAASGEPLADRLTAYLGAPVAEIAVVTEEVMNHRYADWDVALAEVAGRDPESAELGVGGGDMRHHVSLGDLVGGGHGQGVVGQVDYASVAVGPTEHRRAIGLGLRLFRYAGHPVVVMQRRSNRQYGRDTGSLEVICADEDTRAALLDELREVALERSVLRGQVIAFESSGYGPEAQGVTFLPRPEVGEDEVILPPGSLARIAGHVSGIAEHADTLRRHGQHLKRGLLLHGPPGTGKTHTVRHLISRNPGHTVVVLAGESLGYISLAASLARALQPAVVVLEDCDLVAEDRGMGPSGRPLLFEVLDAMDGLDADADVTFLLTTNRAQALERALVQRPGRVDLAVEIPLPDEAGRRRLLELYQGGLDLGDEALAEAARRTEGMTASFVKELVRRAVLAAAMAGEEPGDEHLRSALDGLLAGHEELTRVLLGNARPGDDPEDVPGVTGWEQGGGCGDPYG comes from the coding sequence ATGGACGACGACGTCAGGGAGTTCCTGCGCACCTTCACCCAGGCGGTGGAGCTGTCGCACCGCGCCATGGGGGCGGCGAGCGGTGAGCCGCTCGCCGACCGGCTGACGGCATACCTCGGCGCGCCGGTGGCCGAGATCGCCGTGGTCACCGAGGAGGTGATGAACCACCGGTATGCCGACTGGGACGTCGCGCTGGCGGAGGTCGCCGGGCGCGACCCGGAGTCGGCCGAGCTCGGCGTGGGCGGCGGTGACATGCGGCACCACGTCTCGCTGGGCGATCTCGTCGGCGGCGGGCACGGCCAGGGTGTCGTGGGCCAGGTCGACTACGCCTCCGTGGCGGTGGGTCCGACCGAGCACCGGCGGGCGATCGGCCTCGGGCTGCGCCTCTTCCGGTATGCCGGCCACCCCGTGGTCGTCATGCAGCGCAGGAGCAACCGGCAGTACGGCCGGGACACGGGCTCCCTGGAGGTGATCTGCGCCGACGAGGACACCCGGGCCGCGCTGCTGGACGAGCTGCGCGAGGTGGCGCTGGAGCGCAGCGTGCTGCGCGGGCAGGTCATCGCCTTCGAGTCCTCCGGCTACGGCCCGGAGGCGCAGGGGGTCACCTTCCTGCCGCGCCCGGAGGTGGGCGAGGACGAGGTGATCCTGCCGCCGGGGTCGCTGGCGCGGATCGCCGGGCACGTCAGCGGCATCGCCGAGCACGCCGACACGTTGCGGCGGCACGGCCAGCACCTCAAGCGGGGCCTGCTGCTGCACGGCCCGCCGGGCACGGGCAAGACGCACACCGTCCGCCACCTCATCTCCCGCAACCCCGGTCACACGGTCGTCGTGCTCGCGGGGGAGTCCCTGGGCTACATCTCGCTGGCGGCCTCGCTCGCCCGTGCGCTGCAGCCGGCGGTGGTCGTGCTGGAGGACTGCGACCTCGTCGCCGAGGACCGGGGCATGGGCCCCAGCGGCCGGCCGCTGCTCTTCGAGGTGCTCGACGCGATGGACGGGCTCGACGCCGACGCCGACGTGACCTTCCTGCTCACCACCAACCGCGCCCAGGCGCTGGAGCGGGCGCTGGTGCAGCGGCCGGGGCGGGTGGACCTGGCGGTCGAGATCCCGCTGCCGGACGAGGCCGGGCGCCGCCGGCTGCTCGAGCTCTACCAGGGCGGGCTGGACCTCGGGGACGAGGCGCTCGCCGAGGCGGCCCGCCGCACCGAGGGGATGACCGCCTCCTTCGTCAAGGAGCTCGTGCGCCGCGCCGTGCTGGCCGCCGCGATGGCCGGTGAGGAGCCCGGGGACGAGCACCTGCGCAGCGCCCTCGACGGCCTGCTCGCCGGGCACGAAGAGCTCACCCGGGTGCTGCTCGGCAACGCCAGGCCGGGGGACGACCCCGAGGACGTGCCCGGGGTGACCGGGTGGGAGCAGGGAGGCGGCTGCGGCGATCCCTACGGCTGA
- a CDS encoding RidA family protein codes for MTPPEPVTGAVETRLAELGHRVPEVAAPVAAYVPAVRHGDLVFSSGQVPFVDGELELTGKVGEGPGLVSPQDATRLAGVCALNAIAAVKSVVGDLDRVVRVVKVVGFVASDPGFTGQPGVVNGASELLGHAFGDAGVHARSAVGVAVLPLDVPVEVEITVAVRD; via the coding sequence ATGACCCCGCCCGAGCCGGTCACCGGCGCCGTGGAGACCCGCCTGGCGGAGCTGGGCCACCGCGTGCCCGAGGTCGCGGCGCCGGTCGCCGCCTACGTCCCCGCCGTCCGGCACGGCGACCTCGTCTTCAGCTCCGGCCAGGTCCCCTTCGTCGACGGCGAGCTCGAGCTGACCGGCAAGGTGGGCGAGGGTCCCGGCCTCGTGTCCCCGCAGGACGCGACCCGGCTGGCCGGGGTATGCGCCCTGAACGCGATCGCCGCGGTGAAGTCGGTGGTCGGCGACCTGGACCGGGTGGTCCGGGTGGTCAAGGTCGTCGGCTTCGTCGCGAGCGACCCGGGCTTCACCGGGCAGCCGGGCGTCGTCAACGGAGCCTCCGAGCTGCTGGGCCACGCCTTCGGCGACGCGGGCGTGCACGCCCGCTCGGCCGTCGGGGTGGCCGTGCTCCCGCTCGACGTGCCGGTCGAGGTCGAGATCACCGTCGCCGTGCGGGACTGA
- a CDS encoding NUDIX hydrolase — protein MAHGLADQEPAYRDFAVPPVVADAARAWLATPEDRRAVAEPRRSATVMLLRDRPELEVFVLRRAGSMAFAAGMLAFPGGGVDTRDADRDVPWAGPSAQEWAGRLGTDADGARELVTAAAREVFEECGVLLAGPAADEVVSDLRDPVWREGRAALLDRSLSFAELLARHDLVLRTDLLGVRGRWITPECEPRRYDTTFFAARMPEGQRADDASTEAEVAGWRSPGQILQDREAGRDVLLPPTLVMVEELAGVSGPDLDDWVREPVQVRPVLPVPVEHGDSLAMRIPR, from the coding sequence GTGGCGCACGGCCTCGCGGACCAGGAGCCGGCATACCGCGACTTCGCCGTGCCACCGGTCGTCGCGGACGCCGCGCGGGCCTGGCTCGCGACGCCCGAGGACCGGCGCGCGGTCGCGGAGCCGCGCCGCTCGGCCACCGTCATGCTGCTGCGCGACCGACCGGAGCTGGAGGTCTTCGTGCTCCGCCGGGCCGGGAGCATGGCCTTCGCGGCCGGCATGCTGGCCTTCCCCGGCGGGGGAGTGGACACGCGTGACGCCGACCGCGACGTCCCCTGGGCCGGACCGTCCGCGCAGGAGTGGGCCGGACGGCTCGGCACCGACGCGGACGGCGCCCGCGAGCTGGTGACCGCCGCCGCCCGCGAGGTCTTCGAGGAGTGCGGGGTGCTGCTGGCGGGGCCGGCCGCGGACGAGGTCGTCTCCGACCTGCGCGACCCGGTGTGGCGGGAGGGCCGGGCCGCCCTGCTGGATCGTTCCCTGAGCTTCGCCGAGCTGCTCGCCCGGCACGACCTCGTGCTGCGCACCGACCTGCTCGGTGTGCGCGGCCGCTGGATCACCCCGGAGTGCGAGCCGCGCCGCTACGACACCACCTTCTTCGCCGCCCGGATGCCCGAGGGGCAGCGGGCCGACGACGCCAGCACCGAGGCCGAGGTCGCCGGCTGGCGCTCGCCGGGGCAGATCCTGCAGGACCGGGAGGCGGGCCGCGACGTGCTGCTCCCGCCGACGCTGGTCATGGTGGAGGAGCTGGCCGGCGTCAGCGGCCCCGACCTGGACGACTGGGTCCGCGAGCCGGTGCAGGTGCGCCCCGTGCTCCCCGTCCCCGTCGAGCACGGCGACAGCCTGGCCATGCGCATACCGCGGTAG
- a CDS encoding penicillin-binding protein: protein MTSLLGVFLAVSILMGIIGAGLLAPVVGASGLAARESVGMFEELPGDLEQNPLAQQSRILAADGTILATPAERNRIIVDSDEISQNMKDAQVAIEDARFFQHGGADVEALARAVVQNTTTDTTQGGSTLTQQYIKLALTEQALKEGDTEAAANAQARSGMEGYVRKLRELKYAITLEERLTKDEILVGYLNLAFYGDNVYGVQAAARHYFSVDAADLTVSQSALLAGIVRAPSTTNPVADPELAQSRRDLVLGNMLDQDMITQEEHDDAVAQNVGDMLEIRDSQRSCLRSRNPYFCDYVEAWLLEQPALGKTRDERLENLTTNGLTVETTLDLDLSADMKDILQDATPQGNDYNLGSAATVVQPGTGKILAFNQSSTYSFEDSPDKVQETSVNWNVDNAYGGPGGMAIGSVAKAYTLVEAMKKGVPVEATLNVRAPEDSTYGNVWLEDPENRPSSYPPADEVFPAGIFFRDDFEDGCTIGEDHWAVRNANDENHQRTIELRKAAALSVNTAFATLASQVGTCDIADTMTEMGLHAANGQAYGLDPGNAETTLAPSLVLGADTASPLTVAASYATFASGGVYCPPVPVTKVTDANGEELPLELDECERVIDEDVALGAIELLEGVLTIEGSGYQAILDDDRPAGGKTGTNNDSTATWFAGFTPQLSTAVFIGNIPGGEGYDGDLQDITIGGRYIEGPLFGSSLAGPTWKRIMDRASEGMDVERWEEPPSDILNGERATVPRVVGMEVGEAQERLEDVGLTGSVERVASSQPEGTVLYTTPGVGSSVQTSSPVTLHVSSGVAPAASVAPAQPRQQPRQQQPRQPRQPQPEPSPEPEPEPTEAAAAEPEPEPEPEPEPEPTQDPEPEPAPVPEPSDPPGTDPRGED, encoded by the coding sequence GTGACCTCCCTGCTCGGGGTCTTCCTCGCCGTCTCGATCCTCATGGGGATCATCGGTGCCGGCCTGCTCGCGCCCGTCGTCGGGGCCAGCGGCCTGGCGGCACGGGAGAGCGTCGGCATGTTCGAGGAGCTCCCCGGCGACCTGGAGCAGAACCCGCTCGCCCAGCAGTCGCGCATCCTCGCCGCCGACGGGACGATCCTCGCGACCCCCGCCGAGCGCAACCGGATCATCGTCGACAGCGACGAGATCAGCCAGAACATGAAGGACGCGCAGGTCGCGATCGAGGACGCGCGCTTCTTCCAGCACGGGGGCGCCGACGTCGAGGCCCTCGCCCGCGCCGTGGTGCAGAACACCACCACCGACACCACCCAGGGCGGGTCGACGCTGACGCAGCAGTACATCAAGCTGGCGCTGACCGAGCAGGCGCTGAAGGAGGGCGACACCGAGGCCGCGGCGAACGCCCAGGCCCGTTCCGGCATGGAGGGCTACGTCCGCAAGCTGCGCGAGCTCAAGTACGCCATCACCCTCGAGGAGCGGCTGACCAAGGACGAGATCCTCGTCGGCTACCTCAACCTCGCCTTCTACGGCGACAACGTCTACGGCGTCCAGGCGGCCGCCCGCCACTACTTCAGCGTCGACGCCGCGGACCTCACCGTCTCGCAGTCCGCGCTGCTCGCCGGCATCGTCCGGGCCCCCAGCACGACCAACCCGGTGGCCGACCCCGAGCTCGCGCAGTCCCGGCGCGACCTCGTCCTCGGCAACATGCTCGACCAGGACATGATCACCCAGGAGGAGCACGACGACGCGGTGGCGCAGAACGTCGGTGACATGCTGGAGATCCGCGACAGCCAGCGCTCCTGCCTGCGCTCCCGCAACCCCTACTTCTGCGACTACGTCGAGGCCTGGCTGCTGGAGCAGCCCGCGCTCGGCAAGACCCGCGACGAGCGGCTGGAGAACCTCACGACCAACGGCCTGACCGTCGAGACCACGCTGGACCTCGACCTCTCGGCCGACATGAAGGACATCCTCCAGGACGCCACCCCGCAGGGCAACGACTACAACCTCGGCTCCGCGGCCACGGTCGTCCAGCCCGGCACCGGCAAGATCCTGGCCTTCAACCAGTCGAGCACCTACTCCTTCGAGGACAGCCCGGACAAGGTCCAGGAGACCTCGGTCAACTGGAACGTCGACAACGCCTACGGCGGACCCGGGGGTATGGCGATCGGCTCGGTCGCGAAGGCATACACCCTGGTCGAGGCGATGAAGAAGGGCGTGCCGGTCGAGGCCACCCTCAACGTGCGGGCCCCGGAGGACAGCACGTACGGCAACGTCTGGCTCGAGGACCCGGAGAACCGGCCCAGCTCCTACCCGCCCGCCGACGAGGTCTTCCCGGCCGGCATCTTCTTCCGCGACGACTTCGAGGACGGCTGCACCATCGGCGAGGACCACTGGGCGGTCCGCAACGCCAACGACGAGAACCACCAGCGCACCATCGAGCTGCGCAAGGCCGCGGCGCTGTCGGTCAACACCGCCTTCGCGACGCTGGCCTCGCAGGTCGGCACCTGCGACATCGCCGACACCATGACCGAGATGGGCCTGCACGCGGCCAACGGGCAGGCCTACGGCCTGGACCCGGGCAACGCCGAGACCACGCTCGCCCCCTCGCTGGTCCTGGGCGCCGACACGGCCAGCCCGCTGACGGTCGCCGCGTCCTACGCGACCTTCGCCTCCGGCGGGGTCTACTGCCCGCCGGTGCCGGTGACCAAGGTGACCGACGCCAACGGCGAGGAGCTGCCGCTGGAGCTGGACGAGTGCGAGCGGGTCATCGACGAGGACGTCGCGCTCGGCGCCATCGAGCTGCTCGAGGGCGTCCTCACCATCGAGGGCTCGGGCTACCAGGCCATCCTCGACGACGACCGCCCCGCCGGCGGCAAGACCGGCACCAACAACGACTCGACCGCCACATGGTTCGCCGGGTTCACCCCGCAGCTGTCCACGGCCGTCTTCATCGGCAACATCCCCGGTGGAGAGGGCTACGACGGCGACCTGCAGGACATCACCATCGGCGGGCGCTACATCGAGGGCCCGCTCTTCGGCTCCTCGCTCGCAGGGCCGACCTGGAAGCGGATCATGGACCGTGCCTCCGAGGGGATGGACGTCGAGCGCTGGGAGGAGCCGCCGAGCGACATCCTCAACGGCGAGCGCGCCACCGTCCCCCGGGTCGTCGGCATGGAGGTCGGCGAGGCCCAGGAGCGGCTCGAGGACGTCGGCCTCACCGGCAGCGTGGAGCGCGTCGCCTCGAGCCAGCCCGAGGGCACCGTGCTCTACACGACGCCGGGCGTCGGCTCCTCGGTCCAGACCTCCAGCCCGGTGACGCTGCACGTGTCCAGCGGTGTCGCCCCGGCGGCCAGCGTGGCACCGGCGCAGCCGCGCCAGCAGCCGAGGCAGCAGCAGCCCCGCCAGCCGCGCCAGCCCCAGCCCGAGCCGAGCCCGGAGCCGGAGCCCGAGCCCACCGAGGCGGCGGCGGCCGAGCCCGAGCCGGAGCCTGAGCCGGAACCCGAGCCCGAGCCGACGCAGGACCCGGAGCCCGAGCCCGCCCCCGTGCCGGAGCCGTCGGACCCCCCGGGCACGGATCCCCGGGGCGAGGACTGA
- a CDS encoding DUF4177 domain-containing protein — translation MTTAHQWEYATVPLMIHATKQILDQWGEDGWELVQVVPGPGDGSNLVAYLKRPKNA, via the coding sequence ATGACGACTGCGCACCAGTGGGAGTACGCCACCGTTCCGCTCATGATCCACGCGACCAAGCAGATCCTCGACCAGTGGGGCGAGGACGGCTGGGAGCTCGTGCAGGTCGTGCCCGGGCCCGGCGACGGCAGCAACCTCGTGGCCTACCTCAAGCGCCCCAAGAACGCCTGA
- a CDS encoding alpha/beta hydrolase, with product MATWRPDVLGAPFEQLTLALGVDGLHGPLVATLVRRLPEPAPDPLLPDVDVLYVHGWSDYFFQTELADFWTGLGARFFALDLRRYGRSLRPEQAPGFVESLDDYDADIAAALDTIAADAPGPRRIVLLGHSTGGLTLTLWAARHPGRCAAVVLNSPWLELQVGRVGRRAVAPLLGLRARNDPRQTGLSLDLGHYTQAQRVIGSLPPAHLPAEWRPERGFAPRLAWGSAILDGHQRIARGQVDLDCPVLVLLSTRSTSPFTWSAATTAADSVLTVEEIAYAATRVGHYVTLARVAHAVHDVFLSLPTPRAQAYAVLRRWTLAHLGHSPTEECRLTPTGC from the coding sequence ATGGCGACGTGGCGGCCGGACGTGCTGGGGGCACCCTTCGAGCAGCTCACCCTCGCCCTCGGCGTGGACGGGCTGCACGGGCCGCTCGTGGCCACCCTGGTGCGCCGGCTCCCCGAGCCGGCCCCGGATCCGCTGCTGCCGGACGTGGACGTCCTCTACGTCCACGGCTGGAGCGACTACTTCTTCCAGACCGAGCTCGCGGACTTCTGGACCGGGCTCGGTGCCCGCTTCTTCGCCCTGGACCTGCGCCGCTACGGCCGCAGCCTGCGGCCCGAGCAGGCCCCGGGTTTCGTGGAGTCCCTGGACGACTACGACGCTGACATCGCCGCCGCGCTCGACACCATCGCCGCGGACGCGCCCGGCCCCCGCCGGATCGTCCTGCTCGGCCACTCCACCGGCGGCCTGACGCTCACCCTCTGGGCGGCGCGCCACCCGGGACGGTGCGCGGCCGTCGTCCTCAACTCCCCGTGGCTCGAGCTGCAGGTCGGGCGCGTGGGTCGGCGTGCGGTGGCGCCCCTCCTCGGGCTGCGCGCCCGCAACGACCCGCGCCAGACCGGGCTGAGCCTGGACCTGGGGCACTACACGCAGGCGCAGCGCGTCATCGGGTCCCTGCCGCCCGCCCACCTCCCGGCAGAGTGGCGACCGGAGCGCGGCTTCGCGCCCCGCCTCGCCTGGGGCAGCGCCATCCTCGACGGCCACCAGCGCATCGCCCGGGGTCAGGTCGACCTCGACTGCCCGGTGCTCGTCCTGCTGTCCACGCGGTCCACCTCGCCGTTCACCTGGAGCGCGGCCACGACGGCCGCCGACTCGGTCCTCACCGTGGAGGAGATCGCCTACGCCGCGACCCGGGTCGGGCACTACGTCACGCTGGCCCGGGTCGCCCACGCCGTGCACGACGTCTTCCTCTCCCTGCCGACGCCGAGGGCGCAGGCCTATGCCGTGCTGCGGCGCTGGACGCTCGCCCACCTGGGGCACTCCCCGACGGAGGAATGTCGCCTCACCCCTACGGGTTGCTAA
- a CDS encoding metallophosphoesterase, which produces MTSVWRPLAGATAAAVGLGAGAAAYATWVEPRWFVLRRGDVPCLPAGASALRVLHLSDLHLVPDQRRKRDWVHALEDLEPDLVVHTGDHLAAMDAVPAALDTYGGLLDRPGAFVLGSNDYYPPTRKNPLRYFNDSHRKGAELTPEVLPTQDLVDGLTGRGWEDLTHRRVRLDVAGLDLELVGTDDAHLERDDYASVSAPAAADADLTIGVTHAPYRRVLDPMAADGARLLIAGHTHGGQLRVPGHGALVTNCDLDTSRARGLSRWWPGAGARPSSQAPTDAAWLHVSAGLGGNPYTPFRFCCRPEATLLTLTPASP; this is translated from the coding sequence ATGACGTCGGTATGGCGCCCGCTCGCCGGGGCCACGGCAGCCGCGGTCGGCCTCGGCGCCGGTGCTGCCGCCTACGCGACCTGGGTGGAGCCGCGGTGGTTCGTGCTGCGCCGGGGGGACGTGCCCTGCCTGCCGGCCGGCGCCTCTGCTTTGCGGGTGCTGCACCTGTCCGACCTGCACCTCGTGCCCGACCAGAGGCGCAAGCGTGACTGGGTGCACGCCCTGGAGGACCTCGAGCCCGACCTGGTGGTCCACACCGGTGACCACCTCGCCGCGATGGACGCGGTGCCGGCCGCCCTCGACACCTACGGCGGGCTGCTCGACCGGCCGGGCGCCTTCGTCCTCGGGTCCAACGACTACTACCCGCCGACGCGGAAGAACCCGCTGCGCTACTTCAACGACAGCCACCGCAAGGGGGCCGAGCTGACACCGGAGGTGCTCCCCACCCAGGACCTCGTCGACGGTCTCACCGGGCGCGGCTGGGAGGACCTCACGCACCGGCGGGTGCGCCTGGACGTCGCGGGGCTCGACCTCGAGCTCGTCGGCACCGACGACGCGCACCTCGAGCGGGACGACTACGCCAGCGTCTCCGCGCCGGCCGCCGCGGACGCCGACCTGACGATCGGTGTCACCCACGCGCCCTACCGGCGGGTGCTGGACCCCATGGCCGCCGACGGGGCGCGGCTGCTCATCGCCGGGCACACCCACGGCGGGCAGCTGCGGGTGCCCGGTCACGGCGCGCTCGTCACCAACTGCGACCTGGACACCTCCCGGGCGCGAGGCCTGTCGCGCTGGTGGCCGGGCGCCGGCGCGAGGCCGTCGTCGCAGGCACCGACCGACGCCGCGTGGCTGCACGTCTCGGCCGGGCTGGGCGGCAACCCCTACACACCCTTCCGCTTCTGCTGCCGCCCGGAGGCGACGCTGCTCACGCTGACGCCGGCCTCACCCTGA